From the genome of Vicia villosa cultivar HV-30 ecotype Madison, WI linkage group LG2, Vvil1.0, whole genome shotgun sequence, one region includes:
- the LOC131653398 gene encoding uncharacterized protein LOC131653398 codes for MSAERSFEPWEEVQRHGQDLADRLAQGFTDLIHTHITPPQFVWPNPPKSKLFDLEFSTQSFGKRDFGLPVDDYGVSAIFDIGNRIGQAGMDFGASLNGIVQQFFRSLPLPGPFKHEEDTVRVGGGGGEGRQRRGLVGVSVNEDLGLGSLTERLRNHGFSESVSGTVDEEIGGLNLGSAGHLGRRQGIINFTSTYDSRTQEVEGSVAARGDLWRVEASRGGSTSGSENSSLFLVQLGPLLFIRDSTLLLPVHLSKQHLLWYGYDRKNGMHSLCPAVWSKHRRWLLMSMICLNPVACSFVDLQFPNGQLTYVSGEGLTTSAFLPVCGGLLQAQGQYPGEMRFSYSCKNKWGTRITPVIQWPDKSFSLGLCQALAWKRSGLIVRPTVQFSVCPTFGGSNPGVRTELIHSVKEQLSLICGCALTTYPSAFASVSIGRSKWNGNVGNSGLVLRVDTPLCSVGRPSFSVQINSGIEF; via the exons ATGAGTGCAGAGAGGTCGTTTGAGCCATGGGAAGAAGTGCAACGTCACGGTCAGGATTTAGCTGACCGACTTGCCCAGGGTTTCACCGATTTGATCCACACACACATCACTCCACCTCAATTCGTTTGGCCTAATCCTCCTAAATCCAAGCTTTTCGATTTGGAGTTTTCGACACAGAGTTTCGGGAAGAGGGATTTTGGTTTGCCGGTTGATGATTATGGTGTTTCCGCGATTTTTGACATCGGTAATCGGATCGGTCAGGCTGGGATGGATTTTGGTGCGAGTTTGAATGGAATAGTTCAGCAGTTTTTCAGGTCGTTGCCGTTGCCGGGGCCGTTTAAGCATGAAGAGGATACGGTTAGGGTTGGTGGTGGTGGGGGTGAAGGTAGACAGAGGAGGGGTTTAGTTGGGGTTTCTGTGAATGAGGATTTGGGTTTGGGGTCACTTACTGAGAGGTTGAGGAATCATGGATTTTCTGAAAGTGTTAGTGGAACTGTTGATGAGGAGATTGGTGGTTTAAATCTTGGTTCTGCTGGTCATTTGGGTAGGAGGCAG GGAATCATAAATTTTACATCAACTTATGATAGTAGAACTCAAGAAGTGGAGGGTTCTGTAGCTGCGAGGGGGGATTTGTGGAGAGTAGAGGCATCACGCGGTGGTTCTACATCTGGAAGTGAAAATTCTTCTCTTTTCCTGGTCCAGCTTGGACCTCTCCTCTTTATCCGTGATTCAACTCTCCTTTTGCCTGTTCATTTGTCAAAGCAACATTTGTTATGGTATGGCTACGACAGGAAG aaTGGAATGCACTCTCTTTGTCCAGCAGTGTGGTCAAAACACAGGAGGTGGCTGTTGATGTCCATGATTTGCTTGAATCCCGTAGCTTGT TCATTCGTGGATCTTCAATTTCCCAATGGGCAACTAACTTATGTATCCGGTGAGGGTCTAACTACAAGTGCTTTCCTTCCTGTTTGTGGAGGTCTTCTTCAAGCTCAGGGTCAATATCCCGGTGAAATGAGATTCAGCTATTCCTGCAAG aaCAAATGGGGAACGAGAATCACACCAGTGATACAATGGCCTGATAAATCTTTTTCCCTTGGTCTTTGTCAAGCCTTGGCCTGGAAGAGATCTGGTCTCATTGTGAGGCCAACCGTTCAATTCAG TGTGTGCCCTACATTTGGTGGAAGCAACCCAGGGGTGCGGACTGAACTCATTCATTCGGTCAAAGAGCAACTTAGTCTAATTTGTGGATGTGCTTTAACAACATATCCTTCCGCGTTTGCATCAGTATCT ATTGGCAGATCAAAATGGAATGGAAATGTCGGGAACTCAGGTCTTGTTCTAAGAGTTGATACTCCCCTATGCAGTGTTGGTCGTCCTTCTTTCTCTGTTCAGATAAATAGTGGCATTGAATTTTGA
- the LOC131653399 gene encoding BES1/BZR1 homolog protein 4-like, which yields MTSGTRLPTWKERENNKRRERRRRAIAAKIFSGLRMYGNFRLPKHCDNNEVLKALCNEAGWTVEPDGTTYRKGCKPLEHMDIIGGSSAASPCSSYHPSPGSSSFPSPTSSPYGTNRNNDGNSLIPWLKNLSTASSSASSPKLPHPYFHSGSISAPVTPPLSSPTSRTPQMNTADWEERSTRPGWTGQHYSFLPSSGPPSPGRQIVDPEWFAGIKLPHASPTSPTFNLVSRNPFAFKEDGYSGSGSRMWTPGQSGTCSPAIAAGSDYTADIPMSEAISDEFAFGSNTFGMVKPWEGERIHEEFVTDDLELTLGNSKTR from the exons ATGACTTCAGGAACGAGGCTGCCCACATGGAAGGAGAGAGAAAACAACAAGaggagagagagaagaagaagggCCATAGCTGCAAAGATCTTCTCTGGATTGAGAATGTATGGTAATTTTAGATTGCCTAAACATTGTGATAACAATGAAGTTCTTAAAGCTCTTTGTAATGAAGCTGGTTGGACTGTTGAACCTGATGGAACCACGTACCGTAAG GGATGCAAACCTTTAGAGCATATGGATATAATTGGTGGATCATCTGCTGCAAGCCCTTGCTCATCTTACCATCCAAGCCCTGGCTCATCATCCTTCCCAAGTCCAACTTCATCTCCTTACGGTACAAATCGTAACAACGATGGTAATTCCCTCATTCCATGGCTCAAAAACCTCTCCACAGCTTCGTCTTCAGCATCATCTCCAAAACTCCCACATCCCTACTTTCATAGCGGCTCCATCAGTGCGCCAGTCACACCTCCACTAAGCTCTCCGACTTCCAGAACACCGCAAATGAATACTGCTGACTGGGAAGAACGATCTACACGGCCGGGATGGACCGGACAGCATTATTCTTTCCTGCCTTCTTCCGGTCCTCCAAGCCCCGGCCGTCAGATAGTTGATCCTGAATGGTTTGCAGGGATCAAACTTCCTCATGCTAGTCCAACTTCCCCAACGTTCAACCTTGTCTCTCGAAATCCATTTGCTTTCAAGGAAGATGGTTATTCAGGCAGTGGTTCGCGTATGTGGACCCCTGGACAGAGTGGAACGTGTTCTCCGGCTATTGCAGCGGGATCGGATTACACTGCTGACATTCCCATGTCAGAAGCCATCTCAGATGAATTTGCATTTGGAAGTAACACATTTGGGATGGTGAAGCCTTGGGAAGGAGAAAGGATCCACGAAGAATTTGTAACAGATGATCTTGAACTCACACTTGGTAACTCAAAGACCAG GTGA